A genome region from Candidatus Deferrimicrobiaceae bacterium includes the following:
- a CDS encoding cytochrome b/b6 domain-containing protein — translation MSEESRSPVYVERMSVLFRMQHMLLILSLLVLAVTGFALMYHENRLAQALIRLEGGVMYRGIIHRVAAVFLMAQLVYHAFYMLFSREGKRELKEVWLTRRDFDDFLQAMRFNLGMSNEYPRFGKYGYKEKFQYWGTTTGVFLLSVTGVILWAETFSMRFLPKFVLDLTLIIHGYQGLLLFIILLFWHLYIVHLHPSVFPMNRAWLTGKVNAEWLRAEHPAEYEKLKGEGAI, via the coding sequence ATGAGCGAAGAATCCCGCAGCCCGGTGTACGTGGAGCGCATGTCGGTGCTGTTTCGCATGCAGCACATGCTGTTGATCCTCTCCCTCCTGGTCCTTGCCGTAACCGGTTTCGCGCTGATGTACCACGAGAACCGGCTGGCGCAGGCCCTGATCCGCCTCGAGGGAGGGGTGATGTACCGGGGGATCATCCACCGCGTCGCCGCCGTGTTCCTGATGGCCCAGCTGGTCTACCACGCCTTCTACATGCTTTTTTCCCGCGAGGGGAAACGGGAGCTCAAAGAGGTCTGGCTCACACGGCGGGATTTCGACGACTTTCTCCAGGCGATGCGGTTCAACCTCGGCATGAGCAACGAATACCCGCGGTTCGGGAAATACGGGTACAAGGAGAAGTTCCAGTACTGGGGGACCACGACCGGCGTCTTTCTCCTCTCCGTGACCGGGGTCATCCTCTGGGCGGAGACCTTCTCGATGCGGTTCCTCCCCAAGTTCGTCCTGGACCTGACCCTGATCATCCACGGGTACCAGGGGCTTCTCCTTTTCATCATTCTCCTGTTCTGGCACCTGTACATCGTCCACCTGCACCCGTCCGTATTTCCGATGAACCGGGCGTGGCTGACGGGGAAGGTGAACGCGGAGTGGCTCAGGGCGGAGCATCCCGCGGAGTACGAAAAATTAAAAGGAGAAGGGGCGATATGA
- a CDS encoding cytochrome b/b6 domain-containing protein, with translation MPRNEKKDPKQESLERDIEAAVAEETGGLEPSEAEKIREKVRARVLEEVERERRIRTAAERRAEERRRREERRRERHPEEGEMFERFNRNFRFQHIVMFTSVILLVITGMPIKFPDFVLSHYLVALWGGIHNSTIVHRIGAGMLIYFMVHHLFYTVLSRRGRRDFVLLIPTPKDARDLMQNIRHLLGKTPEKPRFGRFSYLEKFDYWAVYWGCVIMIGSGLFLWFEMIVLKYFPKYVLDVAHEMHSDEAMLATLAIVIWHFYNVHFNPDRFPGTLMWWHGQISEHEIKDEHPLEYEEIMARRAKQTAEVPHP, from the coding sequence ATGCCCAGGAACGAGAAGAAGGACCCGAAGCAGGAATCCCTGGAACGCGACATCGAGGCGGCCGTCGCCGAGGAGACCGGCGGCCTCGAACCGTCCGAGGCGGAGAAGATCCGGGAGAAGGTCCGCGCCCGCGTCCTCGAGGAGGTGGAGCGGGAAAGACGGATCCGCACGGCGGCGGAGCGCAGGGCGGAGGAGCGCAGACGCCGGGAGGAGAGGCGTCGGGAGAGGCATCCCGAAGAAGGGGAGATGTTCGAGCGGTTCAACAGGAACTTCCGCTTCCAGCACATCGTGATGTTCACCTCGGTCATCCTCCTCGTCATCACCGGGATGCCGATCAAATTTCCCGACTTCGTGCTGTCCCACTACCTGGTGGCCCTGTGGGGGGGGATCCACAACTCCACGATCGTGCACCGGATCGGCGCGGGCATGCTCATCTACTTCATGGTGCATCACCTTTTCTACACGGTGCTCTCCCGGCGGGGCCGGCGCGATTTCGTGCTCCTCATCCCCACCCCCAAGGATGCAAGGGACCTGATGCAGAACATCCGGCATTTATTGGGAAAAACCCCGGAGAAGCCGCGGTTCGGCCGGTTCAGCTACCTCGAGAAATTCGACTACTGGGCCGTCTACTGGGGGTGCGTCATCATGATCGGATCGGGGCTCTTCCTCTGGTTCGAGATGATCGTGCTCAAGTATTTCCCGAAGTATGTCCTGGACGTCGCCCACGAAATGCACAGCGACGAGGCGATGCTTGCCACGCTGGCCATCGTCATCTGGCACTTCTACAACGTCCACTTCAACCCGGACCGTTTCCCCGGGACGCTGATGTGGTGGCACGGCCAGATCTCGGAACACGAGATCAAGGACGAGCACCCGCTCGAGTATGAAGAGATCATGGCCAGACGGGCCAAGCAGACGGCGGAGGTACCCCACCCATGA
- a CDS encoding cytochrome c3 family protein produces MKEMLGHLWDAVHRHRKLLLTLGAIVLGIGIVFNGAFFVAAYFPKSCVVCHYMDPFYDQWKTSRHADVSCIKCHSFSPVFITVTTLKYWTGLYNPRPHANVPDKACLAVGCHEGRIEKGKAKLGNITFDHQDHMTKLRRGEKLRCTSCHYSIVQGEHVAVDTNVCFLCHFKGIGQGQALGGCPGCHGTPTRTVEHSGFTFSHDSYLKIGVQCKQCHLRVAEGDGRVEDSHCFDCHVGRLNRKTDPLALHRIHVTINAIECLKCHEKIRHGEVEMVRTFEVQCDACHKRLHNYQKEMYMGAGARGVADTPSRMFSAQVACDGCHTKSVEVRESGVAFPGEKKLTAERQSCVACHGKNYDRMLDDWIQASRVLAADMGAIVSSGEAAVGTGPTKSKKVAEARALVADARANLDLLKAGRGAHNIEYAYRIVRAGYDQVQAAFKAAGISGGPPRPAILASPSSYCMTLCHQRIRPPGELFFKEMEVRFPHSLHVQDVGIQCTKCHSPDKHKMRIVTKSECMSCHHESRDIDCGHCHKAPKALYEGKVKPSGVSAAPDVMAKAGLKCTDCHELKKGAQTVLTVKAKCEECHSAEYGKMLLSWKEEITAKENVIAVSLEEAREYLERSRKFGKNVDEERKLLQGAETNYQIVTNGRGTHNYELSRDLLKSAQSSLDRILKKK; encoded by the coding sequence ATGAAGGAGATGCTCGGGCACCTCTGGGACGCGGTCCACCGGCACCGGAAACTGCTTCTGACCCTGGGCGCGATCGTCCTCGGGATCGGCATTGTCTTCAACGGCGCTTTCTTCGTCGCGGCGTACTTCCCGAAGTCGTGCGTCGTCTGCCACTATATGGATCCGTTCTACGACCAGTGGAAGACGTCCCGGCACGCCGACGTTTCCTGCATCAAGTGCCACTCCTTCTCCCCGGTGTTCATCACGGTGACGACGCTGAAATACTGGACCGGGCTGTACAACCCCCGGCCCCACGCAAACGTGCCGGACAAGGCGTGCCTTGCCGTAGGCTGCCACGAGGGGCGCATCGAGAAGGGGAAAGCCAAGCTGGGCAACATCACCTTCGACCACCAGGATCACATGACGAAGCTTCGGCGCGGGGAGAAGCTGCGTTGCACGTCGTGCCACTATTCGATCGTCCAGGGAGAACATGTTGCGGTCGACACGAACGTCTGCTTCCTGTGCCACTTCAAGGGGATCGGCCAGGGGCAGGCCCTCGGCGGATGCCCCGGCTGCCACGGCACCCCGACGCGGACGGTGGAACACAGCGGGTTCACCTTCTCCCACGACTCGTACCTGAAGATCGGGGTCCAGTGCAAGCAGTGCCACCTGCGCGTGGCGGAGGGGGACGGACGGGTCGAAGACTCCCATTGCTTCGACTGCCACGTGGGCAGGTTGAACCGGAAGACCGACCCGCTCGCCCTCCACAGGATCCACGTCACCATCAACGCGATCGAGTGCCTGAAATGCCACGAGAAGATCCGGCACGGCGAAGTCGAGATGGTCAGGACCTTCGAGGTCCAGTGCGACGCCTGCCACAAGCGGCTCCACAACTATCAGAAGGAGATGTACATGGGGGCCGGCGCGCGGGGCGTCGCCGACACCCCGTCGAGGATGTTCTCGGCCCAGGTGGCCTGCGACGGGTGCCACACGAAGTCCGTCGAGGTGCGCGAGTCCGGCGTCGCCTTCCCCGGCGAAAAGAAGCTCACGGCCGAGCGGCAAAGCTGCGTCGCCTGCCACGGGAAGAACTACGACCGGATGCTCGACGACTGGATCCAGGCGTCCCGCGTCCTCGCCGCCGACATGGGCGCGATCGTCTCCTCCGGGGAGGCGGCCGTCGGGACCGGACCTACGAAATCGAAGAAAGTCGCGGAGGCCCGCGCCCTGGTGGCGGATGCCCGCGCCAATCTCGACCTCCTGAAGGCCGGACGCGGAGCCCACAACATCGAGTATGCCTACCGGATCGTGCGGGCCGGATACGACCAGGTCCAGGCGGCGTTCAAGGCCGCCGGGATCTCCGGCGGGCCTCCCCGGCCGGCCATCCTCGCCAGTCCGTCCTCCTATTGCATGACGTTGTGCCACCAGCGTATCCGGCCGCCGGGGGAACTCTTCTTCAAGGAGATGGAGGTGCGCTTTCCCCACTCGCTGCACGTCCAGGACGTGGGAATCCAGTGCACCAAGTGCCATTCCCCCGACAAGCACAAGATGCGGATCGTCACCAAGTCCGAGTGCATGTCGTGCCATCACGAAAGCCGGGACATCGACTGCGGACATTGCCACAAGGCCCCCAAGGCGCTCTATGAGGGGAAGGTGAAGCCCTCCGGCGTTTCGGCGGCCCCCGACGTGATGGCGAAGGCGGGCCTGAAATGCACCGACTGCCACGAGCTGAAGAAGGGGGCGCAGACGGTACTCACCGTCAAGGCCAAGTGCGAAGAGTGTCACAGCGCCGAATACGGGAAGATGCTCCTCTCCTGGAAGGAGGAGATCACCGCGAAGGAGAACGTCATTGCGGTGTCGCTCGAGGAAGCGAGGGAATACCTGGAGCGAAGCAGAAAGTTCGGAAAGAACGTCGACGAGGAGAGGAAGCTCCTCCAGGGAGCCGAGACGAACTATCAGATCGTCACCAACGGGCGGGGGACCCACAATTACGAATTGAGCCGGGACCTCCTGAAATCGGCGCAGAGCTCGCTGGACAGGATCCTGAAGAAGAAGTGA
- the gcvH gene encoding glycine cleavage system protein GcvH, whose product MADESELSFSEDHIWVLEMGDTARIGISDYAQEQLGEILSVLLPENGKFVEQGETMGELESQKTVVELVCPLSGTIRAHNESVVEDPSLINVDPYGKGWLIEVEVTEPEELEGLMSHDEYELFIED is encoded by the coding sequence ATGGCGGACGAAAGCGAACTCTCTTTTTCCGAAGACCATATCTGGGTCCTGGAAATGGGTGACACCGCGCGAATAGGGATCTCCGATTACGCCCAGGAGCAGCTCGGGGAGATTTTGTCCGTGTTGCTGCCCGAGAACGGAAAGTTCGTCGAGCAGGGGGAGACGATGGGAGAGCTCGAATCCCAGAAGACCGTCGTCGAGCTCGTTTGCCCCCTGTCCGGCACCATCCGGGCGCACAACGAAAGCGTCGTGGAGGACCCTTCCCTGATCAACGTGGATCCGTACGGGAAGGGGTGGCTCATCGAGGTGGAGGTCACCGAGCCCGAGGAGCTGGAAGGCCTCATGAGCCACGACGAGTACGAGCTGTTCATCGAAGACTGA
- a CDS encoding bifunctional homocysteine S-methyltransferase/methylenetetrahydrofolate reductase, with protein sequence MEKILERMKKSPLVFDGAMGTMIYERGVFINTCFDELSLSNPKLIRQIHSDYVEAGAEVIETNTFGANRIALRPYGLSEKVVEINRQAVRIAREVAMDSVYVAGAVGPCIRPDQIMPEEHAVEVEEAFAEQIGALVAEGVDLVVLETFTHLKELQRAARAAKKLGATVLASFALNDRGETAVGMKAGAIAQALESDGNVDIVGINCGTGPAGVFDALHSVLPQVGKPVVVMPNAGFPRDIGGRLLYLTSPEYFTEYAKKYIELGVRGVGGCCGTTPAHIRVASRAIKSLSGVKTHVKIRPLAQQGVLIQVVPPEKKSRLARKMLAGEKVTSVEIVPPRSSDLSKMLAKVRQCAEAGVDAINIPDGPRASARISPMIAAITILREVGIEPILHYCCRDRNLIGMQSDLLGGYAAGLANFLIITGDPPKVGDYPQATGVFDVDAIGLVQVTDNLNRGFDIGGNPIDPPTGIFIGVGANPCAVDLSREIERYYRKIDAGAEFAITQPVFDVEALFRFLDRVEGYARRIPVLAGVWPLFSYKNAEFMNNEVPGVVVPREILDRMARCRTQEDGRRAGIDIARKTIEQISPRMSGIQVSAPLGSVETALAVLGKER encoded by the coding sequence ATGGAGAAGATCCTCGAACGGATGAAGAAGTCCCCGCTGGTCTTCGACGGCGCCATGGGGACGATGATCTACGAGCGGGGGGTCTTCATCAACACCTGCTTCGACGAGCTCTCCCTCTCCAATCCGAAGCTCATCCGCCAGATCCACAGCGACTATGTCGAGGCAGGGGCCGAGGTGATCGAGACGAACACCTTCGGGGCCAACCGGATCGCCCTCCGCCCGTACGGGCTTTCCGAGAAGGTCGTGGAGATCAACCGCCAGGCGGTGCGGATCGCCCGGGAGGTCGCGATGGACTCGGTGTACGTCGCCGGAGCCGTGGGGCCGTGCATCCGTCCGGACCAGATCATGCCGGAGGAGCACGCCGTCGAAGTGGAGGAGGCCTTTGCCGAGCAGATCGGCGCTCTGGTGGCCGAGGGCGTCGATCTCGTCGTTCTGGAGACCTTCACCCATTTGAAGGAACTCCAGCGGGCGGCCCGGGCGGCCAAGAAGCTCGGCGCGACGGTGCTCGCGTCGTTCGCGCTGAACGACCGCGGGGAGACCGCCGTGGGGATGAAGGCGGGCGCCATCGCCCAAGCCCTGGAATCCGACGGAAATGTGGACATCGTCGGGATCAACTGCGGGACCGGCCCCGCCGGGGTCTTCGACGCGCTGCACTCCGTTCTCCCCCAGGTCGGAAAACCGGTCGTCGTGATGCCGAACGCGGGGTTTCCCCGCGATATCGGCGGGCGGCTGCTCTACCTCACCAGCCCGGAATATTTCACCGAGTACGCCAAGAAGTACATCGAACTGGGCGTGCGCGGCGTGGGGGGCTGCTGCGGGACCACCCCGGCGCACATCCGGGTGGCCAGCCGGGCGATCAAGTCGCTTTCCGGCGTGAAGACGCACGTGAAGATCCGTCCGCTCGCCCAGCAGGGGGTTCTGATCCAGGTCGTTCCCCCCGAGAAGAAGTCCCGGCTGGCCCGCAAGATGCTCGCGGGGGAAAAGGTCACCTCCGTGGAGATCGTCCCCCCGCGCTCCAGCGACCTCTCGAAGATGCTCGCCAAGGTGAGACAGTGCGCCGAGGCCGGGGTCGACGCGATCAACATCCCGGACGGCCCTCGGGCCAGCGCGCGCATCTCCCCCATGATCGCCGCCATCACCATCCTGAGAGAGGTCGGCATCGAGCCGATCCTCCACTACTGCTGCCGGGACCGCAACCTCATCGGGATGCAGTCGGACCTCCTCGGCGGGTACGCCGCAGGTCTCGCCAACTTCCTGATCATCACGGGGGACCCCCCCAAGGTCGGCGACTATCCCCAGGCCACGGGGGTCTTCGACGTGGATGCGATCGGTCTCGTCCAGGTGACGGACAACCTGAACCGGGGATTCGACATCGGCGGGAACCCGATCGACCCGCCCACCGGCATCTTCATCGGGGTGGGCGCAAACCCGTGCGCCGTGGATCTTTCGCGGGAGATCGAACGCTACTACCGCAAGATCGACGCGGGCGCCGAGTTCGCCATCACCCAGCCGGTCTTCGACGTGGAGGCCCTGTTCCGCTTCCTGGACCGCGTGGAGGGGTACGCGCGGCGCATCCCCGTCCTGGCGGGAGTCTGGCCGCTGTTCAGCTACAAAAACGCCGAGTTCATGAACAACGAGGTCCCCGGCGTGGTCGTCCCCCGGGAGATCCTCGACCGGATGGCCCGCTGCCGGACCCAGGAGGACGGCCGCCGGGCCGGGATCGACATCGCGAGAAAGACGATCGAGCAGATCTCCCCCCGCATGAGCGGCATCCAGGTGAGCGCCCCCCTGGGCAGCGTGGAAACCGCCCTCGCCGTTCTGGGGAAAGAGCGATAA
- a CDS encoding rubredoxin: MKKYICTNCGYVYDPEAGDPMGDIPPGTPFEALPDGWVCPMCYAPRSSFDEME; encoded by the coding sequence GTGAAAAAGTACATCTGCACGAATTGCGGGTACGTGTACGATCCCGAAGCGGGCGACCCGATGGGGGACATCCCCCCCGGTACCCCCTTCGAGGCGTTGCCGGACGGGTGGGTATGCCCCATGTGCTATGCGCCCAGGTCCAGTTTCGACGAGATGGAATAG